In Candidatus Binatia bacterium, the sequence GTCCAGGAGCCGCTGCTCCAGCTCGACCGGGGACGACTCGGGGGCCGGCGCGGGGGCGGCGCCGGGCCCCTTGGCCCCGGCGTCGGCGCGCCGGCGCGCGCGGGTCACCGAGAGATTCCGGGCAAAGCGGAGCAGCCACGGAAAGAAGCGCTTCCCCTCGGGCAGGCGGGAGATCTCGGCCAGCCCGCGCGTGAAGGTCTCGATCGCGAGCGCCGTCGCCTCGTCGTGGTTGCGCGTGAGCGCGTACGCCAGCCGGTAGACCGGCCGCTCGTAGTGACGGATCAGCTGCCGGTACGCCTCGCGATCGCCCTGCTGCGCGGCGCGCACCCGCTCCGTCTCCAGAGCCTCGTCCATCCAGAGCGTCTCCGCGCTCTTCGATTCCGCCACGGTGCCCTCCACGCCGGTGGATCGGGCGGCCCCCCGGGCCGCGACTTTCCCGCGTTCGATATCGGCAAGGGATCGGCCGATCTGGAGCCGCGGGCAACGCCGGTTCACGGCGCGCCTCCGCGTTGACGCTTGAGGCAACCGGGGCCGGCCCAAGCGTTTCGGGGGGCCCGCCGGGGTCGGCGGGACGGGTGCGAGTCAACGACAGGGAGCAGGGGCAAGGCCCTCAGCCCGGTCGCGGGTTCGGAGCTCCGCCGTCAAGCTGCTGCAATAAGGGGAATTACGGGAAAGGCTCCGGCGTGTGAACCCCCGGCATGAGGGGTGCGATGGGGGAGATCACCGGCGATGTGCCGGAGCCGCATATAAAGGAAGGAAGAATGGCGGGGCGTCCTCTCAAGGGGGAGAGCATTGCGGAGTCGGGGCCGCGGTGCGGTGAAGCCGAGGAGGCGAAGAGGCGTCCCGCCTCAATGTTCGGGGGAGGCGCGAACGGAAGCCGCGCGGCGCCATCGAGCGCCCGGCGACCGGGCTCGCGCACCCCCATATTCATCTTCCCCCGCGGGTGCCGTCCCGCGGGGAGCCGCGCGCGCCCCTCCGGACCCCTTTTCCGTTGACCTCGGTACCCTCACCCACTATCCTGTCGGGCTCGTAGTCGCCGTCGCGATGTCGCTGCAGACGCGGTCCGCCGCAGGGCTTAGCGGCGATCGTCTCGCGGAGGCCACGCAGTGACCGAGAAGGATCCAAAGAAGGTCACCGCCTGGCGGCAGGTCGGGCTCCTGACGACGATTCCGTTCATCCTCGCGCTGGCGCCCATCGTCGGTTACTTACTCGGGCAATATCTCGACAATCGGTTTCACACGCGCCCGTGGCTGAGCGTGATTCTGCTCGCGCTCGGTTTCGTGGCGGGCGTGCGCGAGACGGTCAACATCATCAAGCTCTCCCAGAGGGAGGACTAGCCGCTGGTCTTCGCGAAGACGCAGGAAGGGACGCTCCTCTCCCGGTCGCTCCGGGCGTCCTGGATCATGGCTCTGGCCTTCGCGGGACTTCTCGCACCCTCGCGGCCCTTCGGCGCCGCGTCGCTTCTTCTGGGG encodes:
- a CDS encoding sigma factor; the encoded protein is MAESKSAETLWMDEALETERVRAAQQGDREAYRQLIRHYERPVYRLAYALTRNHDEATALAIETFTRGLAEISRLPEGKRFFPWLLRFARNLSVTRARRRADAGAKGPGAAPAPAPESSPVELEQRLLD
- a CDS encoding AtpZ/AtpI family protein, which codes for MTEKDPKKVTAWRQVGLLTTIPFILALAPIVGYLLGQYLDNRFHTRPWLSVILLALGFVAGVRETVNIIKLSQRED